From Mycobacterium colombiense CECT 3035:
TTCTCCCCCAACGCCGCCAGGTCGATGCACGCGCGCAGCGACCGCCCGATCAGCCGGCTGATCTCCTGGGTGCGCCCAGACAGGCGGCCCTTCACCGATTCGCGGTCCGAGCGGGTATGGGTCGCCGACGGCAACATCGCGTACTCCGCGGTCAGCCACCCCAGGCCCGATCCCTTGCGCCAGCGCGGCACCCCTTCGGTCACGCTGGCGGTGCACATGACCTTGGTGTGGCCGAATTCGATCAATACCGAACCGGCGGGGTGGTCAGTGAAACCGCGGGTGATGACCACGGGCCGAAGCTCGTCGTCCAGGCGGCCGTCTTCTCGTCTGGTCACGACGCCAACACTAGCGGGCGGCTCAGACCCTTTCGGAGCGGCGGATATCGAACGTCTCGCCGCACACCACCGCGTGGACGGGACCGTCGAACTCCGCCTTGGCCTCGCTGATCACGTCCTCGCGGGAGGTCCACGGCGGGATGTGGGTCAGCAGGAGTTCGTGCACCCCGGCCTGGGCCGCGGCACGGCCGGCCTCGGTGCCCGACAGGTGCAGCGCGGGCGGCCGGTCCGGCGAGTGCGTCCACGACGCCTCGCACAGGAACACGTCGGCGCCGCGAGCCAGCTCGACGAGCTGATCGCAGAAGCCGGTGTCACCGCTGTACACGAACGAGGCGCCGGAGGGGTCGGTGATCTTCAGGCCGTAGGACTCGGTCGGATGAGCCACCACTCGCGGCGTCACCGTCAGCGCGCCGATCGTCACCGACTCACCTTCGACCCAATGCCGAACGTCGAAAATGTCTGAACAGTCGTCGATCTCACCGCCGTAGGGCGACGAGGCCGCACCCAACCGCGACCAGGTGTCCCCCGGGCCGTAGAGCAACGCCTTACCCAGCGGACGCGTCGGGTGGTAGCGGCGCCACACGAAAAGTCCGGGCAAATCCAGACAATGGTCGGCGTGCAGATGGGACAACAGCACGTGCACTGAACCGGGATCGGCGTAGCGCTGCAGCGCGCCCAGAACGCCTCCGCCGAAGTCGATGACCAACGGCGGAGTGTCCGGTGCCCGGAGCAGATAACCCGACGCGGGCGAATCCGGACCCACCACGCTGCCCGAGCAGCCGAGCACGGTTATTCGCACGGACACTACTGTGCCATGCCCGATAGGACCGTGACGAAAACATCGCCGCATTGGTGTGACGAGAATCTCGTCCGCAGGTCAAT
This genomic window contains:
- a CDS encoding cyclic nucleotide-degrading phosphodiesterase, which produces MSVRITVLGCSGSVVGPDSPASGYLLRAPDTPPLVIDFGGGVLGALQRYADPGSVHVLLSHLHADHCLDLPGLFVWRRYHPTRPLGKALLYGPGDTWSRLGAASSPYGGEIDDCSDIFDVRHWVEGESVTIGALTVTPRVVAHPTESYGLKITDPSGASFVYSGDTGFCDQLVELARGADVFLCEASWTHSPDRPPALHLSGTEAGRAAAQAGVHELLLTHIPPWTSREDVISEAKAEFDGPVHAVVCGETFDIRRSERV